The genomic window ATTGTGTCCCGTCAAGCACGGCTACATGACAGGATTGCAAATCTTGCCGTTCTCAACGTGTGACAGCGAACATCTTTATACCAACTTGATTACAAGATACTGCAGGTTGGTAGTAGTAAACAAAAGCTTCACAATGAACATGAAGGTTCGTTTTCACCGTTCTTCAGCCATGAAGAGCCAATGTCTCACTATCATCACGTGTGACGATATGGCATATGAAGTAGTACGATTCTTCACAATGCGCACCTATCCTAGCATGCTGTTCAATCGTAGTTATCGAACATAGGGGaacagactccaccatcagttgacaagaaagCTCCCACAGACTTTgctaggggtgtgccattttagtcaccccacgattcgattcgattacgattcagggtgcaacaattcgattattgaacgattaTCAGGGTACTGACGATGACCGCGGTTATCGCGATTATCAATGCATTGTACACTACtaatacagtagccaaacaaatttatgtccattatttatttaaaatatcctaatgattcaacaggaacgatggaaacatgcccatacaacaaaaagctgcccttaagctgcttatttatttattaatttatttatttccccaagaaagtgcaaaaacatgaatcattttaaagggagtacttatttctctcaacaatacaataaaatttacacaggtggaatgaattccacattttctggaaacaacgtgtctttagaaataagacttcttttaaccaatgtactttgtttttacagatttctgtactatttcgcatgtttgcagtgttaccgctgtacttaatcatggttttacacgttctgcgtatgaaatacacgttagcgaattagctaattagtttagcgctcggcgctaacaatggcgtaccgtacacaggctatttttagaccgtgacatcgcatcgtaaagcggaagtaaagccgaagagggacattatagacccgcgctGGCATTGACACAAGGTAATTAatactacttttctccggtaatctttcaaaaacgaacatgccgatcacgcattgcttttttggaacttgtagaaacgactctagacattacgacacatgaaggatgttttcttcatacgtttccggaaaccaaaaactcgggaggaaaaaatgtgaagaccgaatcaacttgcgcggactttaacaccagctcggcgaatccattcacgtttaatATgccgtaaacattatgttgggttggcatggtttttcagaggacaaagaggtaagccatttttatatttttaacttatttttttagcgtaacgttgtgccgtactgcttctgtctgacaatgaacgacctcaaaagaattacaatggtatctgactgccactgttaccgtttctgttatatataaatatattaaaaaaacaactttagtaaggggaaagtgtaaattataggattaagatgtgttatcaatgaaaaaattaaaagtgttcgttggctgtcaccgagtagcatttgccatcgctacacaaaggcaaagctaactaaattacccccaagaacggtaagagacgtaggacaaccagaggatatataagaaagacagggctgaaggTAAAGgaaagcttgttgaaacaggagaatgtcattgtcagtcgcgtcgataaaaaagctaaagctatgcttaggtcggctcgtttttttcatctttttcagccttcggcactaaagccatctctttaactgaacatttttatgttcttccacatctttgccagtcaatttggcaccaggcatatcattttcggagagaattggtagctttagctctgtaaacatctccttcgtacacgatttccattcatttcctattagggacaaacggtggcttgtccctacttttcaacagtagctaatgtcatgactattaatgagcggaagtgacatgctgcttgcagtacgccattaacaaaaacaacagcaatAAAGGCTaaccagtacaagagggttcgtgtactcacctcttatagaagcacacgggcggcagacgtgtcttgaatttcgttctgctacgagcggctgcctTAAAGTtgtgagggaaaatcatcgtttttgaacctttataaatcgtaatcgaatcgtcacgtgtcgaattgcGATGCatataataatcgattttttggaactccgctAGACATTGCGCAACGCCTTCctgtagggggccgacccaggcagaacgttgagtatgctttcactgtgataaactcaaacacacgctgccttCTAActaatttaggtggaaataggacgaaggttttacttcATAGAAGAAGGCAGGAATgtttcaagagtgatttggtcgggaATTCAAGGtgattatcaaaaaaaaaaaaaggataaaatttgtgtaactctggcttgaaatatttacgtaaaatgaataataactgcccagtttttgcttttaaccaagaatctagacagttttacgttcatatctatagaaattccgcgatccaagtatttatttacaagaattttcaaattaaaaagctatttgcttcgtgatggccgccatgttggattacacaacacCATAACTTTTGCTTGATATATATTTCGTAAAGTGAACGAAAGCTGCCTGTttaatgcttttaaccaagaatctagactgttttaagttcacatctatataaattcagtaatttaagcatttatttacaagaattttcaacttaaaaagcactTTGTTTCGTGACAGCTGCCATATTAGATTACaaaataccgtaacttttgcttgaaatatttacgtaaaaggaacgaaaactgcccgtttttttgcttttaaccaagaatgtagacttttttttttaaccttcatACAGTGCTTaacttgtaaatcataaggtgccggaacgcaaagtacatatgacagcgcaaggCTGACAAGACGGGCACAGATCCCTGAAcatacgcaaatgcccacttgccatgctgtgggactttttgTTATATTCTttctttacaagaattttcaacttaaaaaacactttgtTTCGTGACAGATGCcacagtgcgcgttatattcgggaaattacggtacgtaaaatgaacaatagctgcttgttttttgcttttaaacaagaatatagactgttttacgttcatatctatagaaattctgcaattgaaacatttatttccaagaattttcaacttaaaaagctctttgttttgtgactgccaccatgttggattttgtatctctacacaatagcggaattcgacctgaataaattgtgactgtatatagaaaaatgctaattttgcttttgttgagtaaaactaAGATGATtcagcatgctttcctcaagtattaagtttctgatgtgaaaattgaatgatttattagctgttgaaaactaaattttaaaaaaatcaagttgctattttgggcaaaaacttatataatatgttaaatattgatattaatcctgaaaatataggtgatcatCTCTgcctttggtgatttttgtgcatctagcgtaaaatttgagaattttatagccattgtaagttttgttatacttgtataaaaaaataatcgggattttattagagaatgactttgaattttttatgtCGCTACTCATCGAGACTCTTATTCTGTATGCCTAAGTGAGGTGcctattttggttttaggtcgcctgcggctttggttttgaagatATTTTGAATTATATGTTTTTGAAAGTAGGCCCCTAAGGATCGGCCCCGAGTTAATTTGCCAGttcggttcctgccaccctcctcaaagttaattagtgccggtgaaagcgatacagaccccttcaGGCCAAagcagaggtgtcattcaactagttgtcagtcgacatatcgcaaatgtcatgaaaatatttttataaaagttgaaaagttccctagtgttgctttaatgttcgtttttagTCCCTCCCTGTTATTTCATAATTGCCGgtctatgaaaaaatgccaaCTTCACACCGGTCCATGGTGTTAAAAAGCCAATGACGAGgcaacaatattaacatttgttaaacaaatgtatatattattgtttttatctaGTTTGGcgtattattgtattttttagctTATtcttatttatgtatatatatttccatATAtactaaaaataatttaaaaatatatactggtaTACACACTTTGGTTTTGCACCACCCCCAATAAGACTATAataatatactttttaaaaagtcaTAGTATTTAATTGAGTACCATATAAAGGGTCATTTGTGGATAATTTTCCAAAGATTTCTCTTGGCTTCACTTCCTTATTTTAATTACCAGAATAAGGCTTGAGGGACATGTACATTTCTTATAGCCACTGTACGCATAAACTTGCTTAAATCGAATTGATGTTGCTGGCTTGTGCGTTATTTCGCTGAGAACAGTCATTTTCTCGTCTGGAAAATTTGAGCACTTAGCTATGGCTCTCTAATCCACACTCCAGTGGGATTATGACAATGGAGGTAGTAAAAGGGGAAAGGATTATAAACTAGATTTTGCATGCATCACATACATCCGGCACTTGTTCTAGCCATGCCTGTGTTACTGACATTTCCAACTGTAACAAGATTGACCCAAATCTCTTATTTTGACGGTTAACTTGTCAGGGTGAGCCGATTGAAAATACTCATTTCTACCTTGGAAAAGGCAGCAAAGTACAGTAGATGGCGATTTAAAGGCATTAGGCGCCATCTAGCGGCCGAATAAAAACtacttttaaaaaagcaaaTCATAAGattcatcacgtttgcttgcatACCTGGTTCATGGTCATCATTATTAATAGTTTACAAAGAGATTGAGTTGGTAACGGTACTTACATTCTTCTAAACCCAGTTGGTATCCAAGGTTCTGGAGGCCTTTGACCTTCTCCATGAGATTAGCTGTTGTCAAACTACCCAACTCTgcagggaagaaaaaaaaaattaaaacattgtACCCTTGCAAACTGCAAGAATTTTCTATGCACACTTAATATTCACATGGCCAAGTCTGACAAAGACCATGAAAATAATCATAATATTTGTGCATATCAAATTATGAACCCTAgaagagtaccgtaatttttgcattaTAAAccgtacttttttccccctcattttgaatcctgcggtttatagtccagcacagcttattttttgatttacttgggttaataggtaacatttcatttgacagtggcgtcataagaccgtcataattatgacatgacactatcatgggctttactgaatgcttatgacagatgtctttagatgtcatccagcaaattatgtcactaactccatttatgtccagctcggaccttttacatccattcaaaagtgagataatttgccagataacattaaataacatgtgttataagcattcattaatgctcatgacagtgtcatggcaTAATTACACTACTGTTCAAAAGTTTCAAAAAagtatcatatgggatttttcactATGTACACTACAGTCCAAAAGTTTGGGGGCGCTTTGACCTCAAACTTTTGAACTGTAgtgtatgattgtcttatgacagtcttatggcaccactgtcaaaaaagtgttaccaaataccataactagcaattaatgaaacaactggaacagtaactgaagaaataattagcacacgacatgattttgattgttatgtacATCTGTGGAGcctcaatgcatgctaggaggcatgttggatgacaacagtgttgacagcaggtggcagcagaggttgactgtctccactAAAGGAGCagcaatggccaaatgaagcttcttgaaggaatgaagctttgaagccaattggttcaaagcttcatgttggttcatttggtcttctgacagtcgtatgatgccgctgtctaatgaagtgttaccggttaatattttttggtgtaactatcccataatacagtgaggacaactgcggcttatagtccagtgcggcttatctatgaacaaatgctatttttgtgtcaaatgtgGTGGGTGGAGTCTTATAGTcatgtgcgccttatagtccgaaaatcacggtattaaaatatatattattagcCTTGCTCACATTAATATGTAATTATGGTAATCCTTCACCActattttcaaataaaatcCTTCTGTCccataaaaaaatacacacatttTAGTACTGAAGTTTTACCATCACCACTGAgagcattttctttattttgtcaCACAAAAATGgttaaattcaattcaattttggtaTACACAGGTCAAACATGAATGGGCCATCCACAGAGAAGACAAACTTTGGAGCGCCATTATATTTTATACAAATATTGGGAAATTTTTAAGGTGCAAGAATTCCATTTTGGatatatttattgttataaaatacataaaaaaataaatggtttAAATttgaccagcggtaagggatggcgtcaggctgaagaaggaggcctattgggcctttttggcctgtgggactccggaggcagctgacaggtaccggctggccaagcggactgcggctttggcggtcgccgaggcaaaaactcggacatgggaggagttcggtgaggccatggaaaacgacttccggacggctttgagaaaattctggtccaccatccggcgtctgaggagaggaaagcagtgcactattaacactgtatatagtgaagatggtgtactgctgacctcgactcgggacgtcgtgagtcggtggagagaatacttcgaagccctcctcaattccaccgacacgccttcctttgaggaagcagagtctggggactctgaggtgggctcttcgatctctggggttgaagtcactgaggcggttggtaagctcctcagtggcaaggccccaggggtggatgagatccgcccggagttcctaaaggctctggatgttgtagggctgtcatggctgacacgcctctacaacatcgcgtggacatcggggacagtgcctctggattggcagaccggggtggtggtccccctttttaaaaagggggaccggagggtgtgttccaattatagaggaatcacactcctcagcctccccggtaaagtctattcaggggtgctggagaggagggtccgtccgtcgggaagtcgaatctcggattcaggaggagcagtgtggttttcgtcccggccgtggaacggtggaccagctctacaccctcggcagggtcctcgagggtgcatgggagttcgcccaaccagtctacatgtgttttgtggatttggagaaggcgttcgaccgtgtgcctgggggaatcctgtggagggtgctccgggagtacggggtaccgagccccttggtaagggctgtttggtccctgtacgaccggtgtcagagtctggtccgcattgccggcagtaagtcgaattcgttcccaatgAGGACTGGacgccgccaaggctgccctttgtcaccgattctgttcataatttttatggacagaatttctaggcgcagccgaagcgttgagtttccggtttggtgacctcagcattgcatctctgctttttgcagatgatgtggtgctgttggcttcatcaagccatgacctccaactctcactgggaaggttcgcagccgagtgtgaagcggttgggatgaagatcagcacctccaaatccgagaccatggtcctcagccggaaaagggtggcatgccctctccgggtcggagaTGAGATCctcccccaagtggaggagttcaagtaacttggggtcttgttcacgagtgagagtgggagggagcgggagattgacaggcggatcggtgcagcgtctgcagtgatgcggagtctgcaccggtccgttgtggtgaagaaggagctgagccaaaaggcgaagttctcgatttaccagtcgatctacgttcctaccctcacctatggtcacgagctgtgggtcgtgaccgaaagaacaagatcctggatacaagcggccgaaatgagtttcctccgcagggcgtccgggctctcccttagagatagggtgagaagctcggtcatccgggaggggcttggtgtcgagccgctactcctccgcgttgagaggagccagttgaggtggctcgggcatctggttcggatgcctcctggaagcctccctggagaggtgttccgggcatgtcccaccggcaggaggccccggggtcgacccaggacacgctggagacactatgtcactcggctggcctgggaacgccttggaatcccgccggaggagctggctgaagtggctggggagagggaagtctgggtttccctgctaaagctgctgcccccgcgacccgaccccggactaagcggaagataatggatggatggtttaaatttgaccaaaattacattaagcatagacttcataatgatatcattatgaagtctatgcaataAGACTTAAAAGTAAATTAGGGAAAATTATCTTTCAAGTGTAGACATTTTTCAGGTACTTTTTAGCactttttaacctttttttcccgatcgtcctccacatttttctccaaTTCTTACGCGTCTTCACAGGATCCCtcgaacttccgtttcctgactatttttcttcacttcctttctcggcccgagatgagttcttacaaaatgcgctacttccctccagtggccagttttattgctttaaaatgagttttgagcgttgtgcattgcagtttaggtgcaacagaacctagagatgcctcttgtcaaaaaaaaaaataaaaaaacgtaaaagacgtataaatacgtttttgggacactgaaacaattaaaaatagaacaaatttattttttggggggagcaaatgagttaatggtggaccacagtttttatttttattaatactGTAATTTCTGAGTCGAGTTGCGAGTCATCAAATTTGCGACTTGAGTCCGAGTCACTGTGACTCAAGTCCAATTGTCTGCTTTTCAGTACCCTACTTTAACACTGTTTCTTTCCTTTAGCTGTATTACCTTTTAACATCTCAATGTCTTCGCTCTCAAGCTCAGCCATCCACTTCGGTGGGGAATTTGTGATGGGCTGCAACACAGGGAAACAACAATTTGACCAGAAGACCCTTTCAAAATATCTAAGGTGCAAGATAGAAACTTACATTTTTACAAGAGGCAGCAAATTCAGCAACTCCAGGCACTGTGAAAAATAGGATTAGTATTGAAAATAAGCAAGTTGACCAAAGACAGTGCAAAACAACAGAAGAGAAAATTAGGCCTTACGCTGCTCAGGCCATAGGTCAGGTGACGCTCTGTCCAGCTTCTCAAAACTGAGCAAAGAGGTTTCAAAATCTTCACCTATTGAGGAAAATGGTTATCTGAgtggattttatttttataattagaACAAACAGACAAAACTTTGTAGTTCATCCCCACTGCAAACAAAACAGTCCATTTTTACCTATATAGTTGCAAGAAAGTATAAGACCTGTTATTTTTCACTAAAGAATGTTAACCTGTGCCATAAATTTCTGTGAGTTTTGGGCCGACCCTCGGGATTATTCTTGATCATGAATGATTATTCTTTACTGTATACATCATGTTATGTCCAATAATAACTCAAAAACACACAATCGCCTGTGATGTattgtaggggtgtgacaaaatatcaaaatgtatcgTGATTGTCAGGGAAGTTCAAGTTTGAACCCCAAGACAAGTAGCAATCAATAGCTCAAATATGAGAGAAAATAATCAGACccagccaaggattgcctgattcgaaaactatattaaaaaaaacttgatatATATCAAGGATACAATGGCATGAtccagccaggagctgtgaaCACGCAGGAGTACAGAGAGACAAAGTTAACCAAGTTCTTTTATACTATTGAAAGGGCGTCACCCaaggatgcttactgtgaaagAGAAGTGAAACTTATTACAGCCCAACCTGgggattttccacagaaaaatatAATGAGTTATGGTCTTGGGAACTTGGCCGTAACTGGTGCGAGAGGGAATAAAATCAGATAAGGCAGTCCACAGAAACGCTTTGtattatgttcaaagaaataGGTAGAGCACACGAACATGAACAGATACAGTCAGAGCACAAATGAATATACTATAAGgcagttatgtgttttataagcatgaataaaatattcttttacAGTGATTACTGATgggccgatatatcgggctgatatttggaaatttgacgtataaTGTTAtcggcctttttttaaaaatttttttaaatctgaacAGCCGATATGATAAAGTCAATTTAAAACTAGGGATAAGGACTtcggatcgcgccatttttcagaggatcggaatcgggtgaaaaggatcagatttttttcactctccctcctgctgctcttcTTGGGTCAGCAGggcttttttgcagttttgcttgttaaagttaacgatgattgacaggcattGAAACGTTGATCTTGCCGGAGAAGCTTGGCAGCGCTACTTTCAAAGACGCTGAATACGCGTTTAGCTTGTGCTTGTTTAACACTAGTGTGCtgcggcaactcattgtgtgtgcgtgcacggctgttctcagcagtgagcggatttgacttgactcactcaatgaagacaagcatttttctacgttattcttgcttATAAATTCGCATTATGAAGGTGGCAtgtcgggggaaaaaaatcctttttttgaAATAGCACTTTTTCTCGGAGagctatttaacattttattcagCTTTCtaagagatgtttctgagtctaggaaattcaggcacATCTGGAGCtggattttttatttgtgtgattcaaaaaacatgctttaggcatttcagtgtttgcattattcaaaattttcaccccaatttttacacttttactgcaaatgaatatcgacTCCAAAAATTGGTTATTGGCCCCCTATTACTACAAATAATCGGCACCTGAAAAACTCATATCGGTCGATTTATAATGGTGATACTGTctctcaaaaggttatcaatatgctcctgccaagaatgaaGTGACATTTTAGAACGAAGTcactgctttaaaaaaaaaacacaaaaaaacccccaacaAATTGCGACCAAAATATTCCACTAGAAGAGTCTATTAACTCGATGGCTGCCACTGGTTCTGATagagatgcccaatccatttagactgtgaTGGGGAATGAAGGTTCATTCAATCGAAACTAAAGCACTCGCAGCCAGtctttccgattttcagggctttTACaaatacttcctgttcatttcaggacatttccaggtcacttccagttgagttTGCGTCACAGCCGATTCATTTGCAGAGATTCCCGGGTCATTTCTTGTTCTatagccccaaaatcaacaggaaatgacccaaaatcaacaagaagtgatccagaaatgcccccaaatcaacaagaagtgactgaaaatcaacagccagtgacctgaaatgcctcaaaattaaactcattggttgccattgactgccgtagacgtccaatctgtttgaagtgggagggatggcagcgaatgaacattcgttcattcgctgccaccctcccagttcaaatgaattggacgtctactagtgggaAACTCAATTCAttgcaaatcatatcgtatcatGAATTTGACAGAGGTTATCACTCCTAATGTATtgttgtgaaataaataaacaattttttctttaccTCTTTTTATTACATTAACGTCCCTGCATTTTATTATCAGCTTTTTATGATAGTTAACCAGTTTCCAACAGTAAACTTAAGGAAAATTTGTGAAAAGTACACGATTTTGGTACAAGCTAGCGTACTGTCATGTACAATGAATGTCAGTAGTACAGCAATAACTTTACACCAACGTCCAATATAATTGACAACACAAACGTTTATGTCGATATTGTGCACCCGACGCTACAAAACGATATTTTAATTCCTAATTGAGCCTATGAAGGGTCTTACATTTTTGCAAACATAGTAACAAACACGTTTTGCTGTTTGCTTGTGTCAAATGTCATCAGCACAGTTGATGTTTTACAACATTTGACAAACATTAAGTCCACTTGAAGCGTTCGCCTAAAGCAGTGTTTTGAACGGCTCAAATTTACACAGAACATGTAGAATTTGAGCCACTAAGACGTTCGAGTTAGGTCCCGGACGGGTTATAGCCCGAAGAATTACGAAAATATAGTAGAGAAACAGAACGCCTCGGTAAAAGAATTAGAATTTACCTCCATTTGGAGACGCCATCTTCGAAATGAGCATGTGACTAATGTCAACCAATAGCAGCGGTGTTATCCAAAGCAAAATTAATGATGTAAATCGCGCTATCTGTCGCTAGAGTGTCCCATTGAAGAACAAAACTGTTTCCATGAGGGTTTTACAAAATGATTAAATTTCCTAGAgatgataataaaaaaaaataattgaacaatatattaattaatgattgaaaaatacacatcaactttttttttttacattagatgGACAGTTTTTGAGTCACGAAAACTGGTGTATTTTTAGGGGTCAAGACGCAACACCTTTGCCACAAAACCAATTTTCCGAATAATGGCAATTTAGAGTTattaatttcaatttttaaCAATCAATCAATACTGATTCTGCAACTCTTGAAGTTGTTTTTCCGCAGGCAAAAAAAATAACCTAAAATGTCCAGTTACAAAGCAATGCAATAATCTTATGAAATTATTTGCAAAACCAAAACACTGAAAAAGATGGTTACTGTTTAACAACCATCAATATTGTCTTTGTCACTGTTGTGCAGATTAATTTGCATTATTCCTAAAGTGCAAAACATTTAATCAAATAATGGGTTTGAGGCAGAAGTGATATTGATGGAAAATAAGCTCAGAGCATTGcattaaaagaaataataaaaactaAGTATAAACTATCCACTTGCTTTATAAATATTACTGCTagtaaaaatgtaaacattcatTTCTCAATTAAATATATGTCTATTTTCTGTGTGTGGCAGGcgctattaaacagtgacatccAGCGACCGTATTGAAAACAGGTAAAATGTATAAATCAGCACCTCGCCCTGTATTCCACGAACTGTTCCGATTTCCGTGGAAGACATTAAAATCTGGACTGCATTCCGCGATCGTGGATTAGCACAGTGGTTTCCTGGGGTACCATAAAATACTCCTTGCTGACATTTTTCTATTATAGTATTACAGTATAgagaaaaaacatatttccaaGTACACAGAAACATTAAAtacagtaacaaagtatttCTATCTTATTACTTTATAATACAGATTGTTTAAATGGAACTTGTTTCAAAAAAATATGCGAGGTATCGTGGTTTTCATTCACTCAtttagggttgcagctatcgaatattttagtagtcgattaatcgatggagtaGTTAGTCCGAATGATCGAGGAAcacaaattaaaatacctgagctgagcctcaaacagtattttttttttaaattgaggatctatgtacaacaaaataacaattggctaatttacatagaaaaagtccgctagcttaaatgctataaaatgcaaaagttttttttacaatgctctttaaAATCatccacattcccacaaaaaaaaaaaaaaaacggctaaatatacctataaaccaaattatgaatgcattacaacgccactataattaaatgaatactcgaagcatcgcaatttaattcgaatatttttttctaatcgaatactcgagttaaccaTTAATCGTTgatttgttgcagcactaaactcaTTGtaagccattgacaacgatatacATCAAATTCATTT from Corythoichthys intestinalis isolate RoL2023-P3 chromosome 15, ASM3026506v1, whole genome shotgun sequence includes these protein-coding regions:
- the lin52 gene encoding protein lin-52 homolog, which gives rise to MASPNGVTAKLGCNKFHFSFTLLAGSCHCEDFETSLLSFEKLDRASPDLWPEQLPGVAEFAASCKNPITNSPPKWMAELESEDIEMLKELGSLTTANLMEKVKGLQNLGYQLGLEESREMTRGKFLNILGRQKK